One genomic region from Deinococcus planocerae encodes:
- a CDS encoding response regulator transcription factor yields the protein MERKPLVLVIEDEKDIARFIELELAAEGYATEVAFDGVTGLSKFREVNPDLVILDLMLPVLDGLEVARRIRKTSNTPIIILTAKDGIQDKVEGLDSGADDYLIKPFSIEELLARVRAHLRRVNPAVTGEVRVADLVMNLDGREIFRGGRRVELSAKEFELLELLARNPGKVFSRFEIEEKVWPEYTGGSNVVDVYIGYLRRKLEEGGERRLIHTVRGVGYVLREE from the coding sequence ATGGAACGCAAGCCCCTGGTCCTCGTCATCGAGGATGAAAAAGACATCGCGCGCTTTATCGAACTCGAACTCGCCGCCGAGGGGTACGCGACCGAAGTGGCCTTCGACGGGGTGACGGGGCTGTCCAAGTTCCGGGAGGTCAACCCCGACCTCGTGATCCTCGACCTGATGCTGCCCGTACTCGACGGGCTGGAGGTCGCCCGGCGCATCCGCAAGACGAGCAACACGCCGATCATCATCCTGACGGCGAAAGACGGCATCCAGGACAAGGTGGAGGGCCTGGACTCGGGCGCCGACGACTACCTGATCAAGCCCTTTTCCATCGAGGAACTGCTCGCCCGCGTCCGCGCGCACCTGCGGCGGGTGAACCCGGCGGTGACGGGCGAGGTGCGGGTCGCCGACCTCGTGATGAACCTCGACGGGCGCGAGATCTTCCGGGGTGGGCGGCGGGTCGAACTCAGCGCCAAGGAATTCGAGCTGCTCGAACTCCTCGCGCGCAATCCCGGCAAGGTCTTTTCCCGCTTCGAGATCGAGGAGAAGGTCTGGCCCGAGTACACGGGCGGCAGCAACGTGGTCGACGTGTATATCGGCTACCTGCGCCGCAAGCTCGAAGAAGGCGGCGAGCGGCGGCTGATCCACACCGTGCGCGGCGTCGGCTACGTGCTGCGCGAGGAGTGA
- a CDS encoding sensor histidine kinase, which yields MTLRWRLTLFYTALLAALLTVVGFAALFLMRTSLVGNLDRELQRTYRSFTDTVSQLQLGVPGEGPEQDAAGSLSPLRYFFPNDAIQIEELAFYDTPTLRTALDQARTPQARRQLLDYVRRLTEATRRPPIGLDRAAPLGLSDAELTGLIESLDAQIVVERDIKEAYSGRVTPYRFLVTLGPVQLKPSGLSGPQETLAITYVGRPLTALHDTLAQLRRVILLLFVVGLITAGAGAYLLAGRALQPLRQVQRAAERIGGQNLGERVPEPQTGDEVESLAGALNAMLGRLEGSFEAQRRFTSDASHELRTPVTAISGHASYLLRRTEPTPQQRESLSIIRSESERLTNLIASLLQLARSDSGALTLTRQPVLSGPFLGEVTRELAPLAQAQGTALTAGGQDVVFEGDPDRLKQVLINLVGNALKAGARHITLTSSLQEDGREVRLSVGDDGPGIAPEHLARLFDRFYRVEDSRSRDQGGAGLGLSIAKGIVDAHGGRIWLESELGRGTTAHVQLPVGDLPDLDDDVP from the coding sequence ATGACGCTGCGCTGGCGGCTGACCCTCTTCTACACGGCGCTGCTCGCGGCGCTGCTGACGGTGGTGGGGTTCGCGGCCCTCTTCCTGATGCGCACGAGCCTGGTGGGGAACCTCGACCGGGAGTTGCAGCGCACCTACCGCAGCTTCACGGACACGGTGAGCCAGCTTCAACTCGGTGTTCCCGGCGAGGGACCCGAGCAGGACGCGGCGGGCAGCCTCTCGCCCCTGCGCTATTTTTTCCCCAACGACGCGATCCAGATCGAGGAGCTGGCCTTTTACGACACGCCGACCCTGCGAACGGCGCTGGACCAGGCGCGCACGCCCCAGGCACGGCGGCAACTGCTCGACTACGTGCGCCGCCTGACCGAGGCCACCCGGCGCCCCCCCATCGGCCTGGACCGTGCGGCGCCCCTGGGGCTGAGCGACGCGGAACTCACCGGGCTGATCGAGTCGCTCGACGCCCAGATCGTGGTCGAGCGGGACATCAAGGAGGCGTACAGCGGACGGGTCACGCCCTACCGCTTCCTGGTCACGCTCGGCCCGGTGCAGCTCAAGCCGAGCGGGTTAAGCGGGCCTCAGGAGACCCTCGCAATCACCTACGTGGGCCGCCCGCTCACCGCCCTCCACGACACCCTCGCCCAACTGCGGCGGGTAATCTTACTTCTCTTTGTCGTGGGGTTGATCACGGCGGGGGCGGGGGCCTACCTGCTCGCCGGGCGGGCGCTCCAGCCGCTGCGGCAGGTGCAGCGTGCCGCCGAGCGCATCGGCGGGCAAAACCTCGGCGAGCGGGTGCCCGAGCCCCAGACGGGAGACGAGGTGGAGTCGCTCGCCGGGGCGCTCAACGCGATGCTGGGCCGGTTGGAGGGGAGTTTCGAGGCGCAGCGCCGGTTTACCAGCGACGCCAGTCACGAGCTGCGCACGCCCGTCACGGCGATCAGCGGGCACGCCTCGTACCTGCTGCGGCGCACCGAGCCCACGCCGCAGCAGCGCGAGAGCCTGAGCATCATCCGCAGCGAGTCCGAGCGGCTCACCAACCTGATCGCCAGCCTGCTGCAACTCGCCCGCTCGGACAGCGGGGCGCTGACCCTGACCCGCCAGCCCGTCCTCTCGGGCCCCTTTCTCGGCGAGGTCACGCGCGAACTCGCGCCCCTCGCCCAGGCGCAGGGCACCGCCTTGACGGCGGGCGGGCAGGACGTGGTGTTCGAGGGCGATCCCGACCGCCTCAAGCAGGTGCTGATCAACCTCGTGGGCAACGCCCTCAAGGCGGGAGCCCGCCACATCACGTTGACGAGCAGCCTCCAGGAGGACGGGCGCGAGGTGCGCCTGAGCGTGGGGGACGACGGCCCCGGCATCGCGCCCGAGCACCTCGCGCGGCTCTTCGACCGCTTCTACCGGGTCGAGGACAGCCGCAGCCGCGACCAGGGCGGGGCCGGGCTGGGTCTGAGCATCGCCAAGGGCATCGTGGACGCGCACGGCGGTCGCATTTGGCTGGAGAGCGAGCTCGGCAGGGGCACCACCGCCCACGTCCAGCTCCCGGTCGGCGACCTCCCCGACCTCGATGACGACGTGCCCTAG
- a CDS encoding SDR family oxidoreductase: MTQPHDPSTTFRPDLLNGKHALITGGGSGINLGIARSFAGHGCAVTILGRNLEKAQNAARSIGEAGGRALGVSADVRDFAALQAAAQAGVEAFGPLDIVLAGAAGNFPAPVDGISPNGFKTVVDIDLLGTYNTIKACAPHLRVPGGNILSISAYGVPVPMQAHVVAAKAGVDALTQTLAVEWGLRGVRVNAIIPGPIDGTEGMARLAPDEKTREQFTRTVPLGRFGLPQDIANAALFLVSDAASYVTGVILPVDGGQNMLGGAPQYQMYQQMGLALPKG, from the coding sequence ATGACCCAGCCCCACGACCCCTCCACCACCTTCCGCCCCGACCTCCTGAACGGCAAGCACGCCCTGATCACCGGGGGCGGCAGCGGTATCAACCTCGGCATCGCGCGTTCTTTTGCCGGCCACGGGTGCGCCGTGACGATCCTCGGGCGCAATCTCGAAAAAGCGCAGAATGCTGCCCGGAGCATCGGGGAGGCGGGCGGACGGGCCCTCGGCGTCTCGGCGGACGTGCGCGACTTCGCGGCGCTTCAGGCCGCCGCGCAGGCCGGGGTGGAGGCGTTCGGGCCGCTCGACATCGTGCTCGCGGGGGCGGCGGGGAACTTCCCGGCCCCGGTGGACGGCATCAGCCCGAACGGCTTCAAGACGGTCGTGGACATCGACCTGCTGGGCACCTACAACACCATCAAGGCGTGCGCGCCGCACCTGAGGGTGCCGGGGGGCAACATCCTCTCGATCAGCGCCTACGGGGTGCCCGTGCCCATGCAGGCGCACGTCGTCGCCGCGAAGGCGGGGGTGGACGCGCTGACGCAGACTCTGGCCGTCGAGTGGGGCCTGCGCGGCGTGCGGGTAAACGCGATCATCCCCGGCCCCATCGACGGCACCGAGGGGATGGCCCGCCTCGCCCCCGACGAGAAGACGCGGGAGCAGTTCACCCGCACCGTGCCCCTGGGCCGCTTCGGGCTGCCCCAGGACATCGCCAACGCGGCCCTCTTCCTGGTGTCCGACGCGGCCAGTTACGTGACGGGCGTGATCCTCCCGGTGGACGGCGGCCAGAACATGCTCGGCGGGGCGCCCCAGTATCAGATGTACCAGCAGATGGGGCTCGCGCTGCCCAAGGGGTAA
- a CDS encoding D-alanyl-D-alanine carboxypeptidase/D-alanyl-D-alanine-endopeptidase — protein sequence MRRVLPLCLALLAPGSAAQAPGLTPVLGLVREPGRGAEVRRVLAGAPRGVQVGLLVRDLTTGAELEAREADLSLIPASTVKLVTALSVLLDRGGAGGWWSTELTVPAAEVGRARVSHLTLRGGADPTLGVADGPNSLRALARQAHARGVREVGEVRLDEHTLDAATWNGLVLGVPMTPVRLSDWHAAPPTSAGEARRRAGAALIRELRRAGVRVSSERVGTAPPFIPFLPPSRVDERGRRLPPDPFVPVARRPEQGVASVRSPSPTGVLAATLRPSDNLRSEELLATLAARPRGNGTLPGALARERSALRQGGVDLTGVHLADGSGLSRENRLTARALVDLLRAAHDLPYPTSPPRAELPAQTYRGRRNALAEALPQAGTGENVPEHDGRGGTLARRLVGSGLDVRAKTGTLPGVSALAGYVTGASGHTLAFAVLMNGPGDAPILTLRALQDEVVRAVAAAH from the coding sequence GTGCGGCGAGTTCTCCCCCTATGTCTGGCGCTCCTGGCCCCCGGGTCGGCGGCGCAGGCGCCGGGGCTTACCCCGGTGCTGGGGCTCGTCCGCGAACCGGGCAGGGGCGCGGAGGTGCGGCGGGTGCTGGCGGGGGCCCCGCGCGGGGTCCAGGTCGGCCTGCTCGTGCGCGACCTGACGACGGGCGCGGAACTGGAGGCGCGGGAGGCCGACCTTTCCCTCATCCCGGCGAGCACCGTCAAGCTCGTCACGGCACTGTCGGTCCTGCTCGACCGGGGGGGCGCGGGCGGGTGGTGGAGCACGGAACTCACCGTCCCCGCCGCCGAGGTCGGGCGGGCCCGCGTCTCCCACCTCACCCTGCGAGGGGGGGCAGACCCCACCCTCGGCGTGGCGGACGGCCCCAACAGCCTGCGCGCCCTCGCCCGGCAGGCCCACGCGCGCGGGGTGCGCGAGGTCGGGGAGGTGCGGCTCGATGAGCACACGCTCGACGCCGCGACGTGGAACGGTCTGGTCCTGGGCGTCCCCATGACCCCCGTGCGCCTCTCGGACTGGCACGCCGCCCCCCCCACGTCGGCGGGAGAGGCGCGGCGGCGGGCGGGCGCGGCCCTGATCCGGGAACTGCGGCGGGCCGGGGTGCGGGTGAGTTCGGAGCGCGTGGGGACGGCCCCACCCTTCATCCCCTTCCTGCCTCCCTCCCGGGTGGACGAGCGGGGCCGCCGCCTCCCGCCCGACCCGTTCGTGCCGGTGGCCCGGCGGCCCGAGCAGGGGGTCGCCAGCGTGCGCAGCCCCTCGCCGACCGGGGTGCTCGCCGCCACCCTGCGGCCCAGCGACAACCTGCGCTCGGAGGAACTCCTCGCCACCCTCGCGGCTCGGCCACGGGGAAACGGCACGCTCCCCGGCGCCCTCGCGCGGGAACGCTCGGCCCTGCGCCAAGGCGGGGTGGACCTCACGGGCGTGCACCTCGCCGACGGCAGCGGCCTGAGCCGGGAAAACCGCCTCACCGCCCGCGCGCTGGTGGACCTGCTGCGCGCGGCGCACGACCTCCCCTATCCCACCTCCCCGCCGCGCGCCGAGCTGCCCGCGCAGACCTACCGGGGGCGCCGCAACGCCCTCGCCGAGGCGCTGCCCCAGGCGGGGACGGGCGAGAATGTCCCGGAGCACGACGGGCGCGGCGGCACCCTCGCGCGGCGGCTGGTGGGCTCGGGCCTCGACGTGCGGGCGAAGACGGGCACCCTCCCCGGGGTGAGCGCGCTCGCCGGGTACGTGACGGGCGCGAGCGGGCACACCCTCGCCTTCGCCGTGCTGATGAACGGGCCGGGGGATGCCCCGATCCTCACCCTGCGCGCGTTGCAAGACGAGGTGGTGCGGGCCGTCGCCGCCGCACACTGA
- a CDS encoding SDR family NAD(P)-dependent oxidoreductase, translating to MTSTQTKRQVVLLTGASSGIGRATAEELARRGHTLVLAARRADALAALARELDPSGSRVLAVPTDVTDAASRRALIETARGQFGQVDVLVNNAGVTVERGWWWDDPDPLRVLRVNLESPVELTRLVLPEMRARGSGHIVNIGSVAGRAATNGIYSASKFGLRGFSLALRRELLGTGVTVSLIAPGFVRSEMTRAARLPMPGPEVVARAVADVLERPQREVIVPRLYRPLAFLDHALPGVGDWIVRRLIRRRYVHGEG from the coding sequence ATGACCTCGACCCAGACAAAACGGCAAGTCGTCCTCCTGACGGGCGCGTCGAGCGGCATCGGGCGGGCGACGGCGGAGGAACTCGCCCGGCGCGGGCACACGCTCGTCCTCGCGGCGCGGCGGGCGGACGCTCTGGCGGCCCTGGCGCGCGAACTCGACCCCAGCGGCTCGCGCGTCCTCGCCGTGCCCACCGACGTGACCGACGCTGCCTCCCGCCGCGCGCTGATCGAGACGGCGCGGGGGCAGTTCGGCCAGGTGGACGTGCTCGTCAACAACGCGGGCGTCACCGTCGAGCGCGGCTGGTGGTGGGACGACCCCGACCCCCTGCGGGTGCTGCGGGTGAACCTGGAATCCCCCGTCGAACTCACCCGGCTGGTGCTGCCCGAGATGCGCGCCCGGGGCTCGGGTCACATCGTCAACATCGGCTCGGTGGCGGGGCGGGCGGCCACGAACGGCATCTACTCGGCGAGCAAATTCGGCCTGCGCGGCTTCTCGCTCGCCCTGCGCCGCGAACTCCTCGGCACGGGCGTCACCGTCAGCCTGATCGCCCCCGGCTTTGTCCGCAGCGAGATGACCCGCGCCGCCCGCCTCCCCATGCCCGGCCCCGAGGTCGTCGCCCGCGCCGTCGCCGACGTGCTGGAACGCCCACAGCGCGAGGTCATCGTCCCGCGTCTCTACCGCCCCCTCGCCTTCCTCGACCACGCCCTGCCCGGGGTGGGGGACTGGATCGTGCGGCGGCTGATCCGGCGCCGGTACGTGCACGGGGAAGGGTAA
- a CDS encoding (deoxy)nucleoside triphosphate pyrophosphohydrolase has product MRTVVAGILEREGPGGVRQVLVGARSSPAWAAGQWEFPGGKVEGGETPQEALAREWREELGAEVEAGEEVYRSHLDTPVGAFTLVALRVRLLSDEPRPLEHRALAWVAPTDLTRLRLLASNVPIARALTTAG; this is encoded by the coding sequence ATGCGAACGGTCGTGGCAGGCATTCTGGAACGTGAGGGGCCGGGCGGGGTGCGGCAGGTGCTCGTGGGGGCGCGGTCCTCCCCGGCGTGGGCGGCGGGGCAGTGGGAGTTCCCGGGCGGCAAGGTGGAGGGGGGCGAGACCCCGCAGGAGGCTCTGGCCCGCGAGTGGCGCGAGGAACTCGGGGCCGAGGTGGAGGCGGGCGAGGAGGTCTACCGCTCGCACCTCGACACGCCGGTAGGGGCCTTCACGCTCGTGGCGCTGCGGGTGCGCCTGCTGTCCGACGAACCGAGGCCGTTGGAGCACCGGGCGCTCGCGTGGGTGGCCCCCACCGACCTGACCCGGTTGCGGCTGCTGGCGAGCAACGTGCCCATCGCGCGGGCGCTGACCACGGCGGGGTAG
- the mqnP gene encoding menaquinone biosynthesis prenyltransferase MqnP — translation MSAAARVKTYLDLVKFEHTVFALPFAYAGMLLASMGQNGTGWPGWHVLLWVTVAMAAARTAAMGANRVIDRLIDARNPRTAGREVPSGKVSPAQAWALVVVSLTVLSFAAAQLNPLCLALLPLAVVFLIGYPYTKRFTWLCHAWLGVTDGAAAAGGWIAVTGEFALGAWLLWGVVLFWMIGLDVIYATLDYRFDVVNGIRSIPVRFGIPSALRIAAASHALTFVLLALVGVATGASFWYGLAVLVMGGILFYEHRIVNPDDLGRVNVAFFDANMWLALTMLAGVVADVTWRSLT, via the coding sequence GTGAGTGCCGCCGCACGCGTGAAAACCTACCTGGACCTCGTGAAGTTCGAGCACACCGTGTTCGCCCTGCCGTTCGCCTACGCCGGGATGCTGCTGGCGAGCATGGGGCAAAACGGCACCGGCTGGCCGGGCTGGCATGTCCTGCTGTGGGTCACGGTGGCGATGGCGGCGGCCCGGACGGCGGCGATGGGCGCCAACCGGGTCATCGACCGTCTCATCGACGCCCGCAACCCCCGCACGGCGGGCCGCGAGGTTCCCAGCGGCAAGGTCAGCCCGGCCCAGGCGTGGGCGCTCGTCGTCGTGAGCCTGACGGTGCTGAGCTTCGCCGCGGCGCAGCTCAACCCGTTGTGCCTGGCACTGCTGCCGCTGGCGGTCGTGTTTCTGATCGGTTACCCGTACACCAAGCGCTTTACCTGGCTGTGTCACGCCTGGCTGGGGGTCACGGACGGCGCGGCGGCGGCGGGCGGGTGGATCGCCGTGACGGGAGAGTTCGCGCTCGGCGCGTGGCTGCTGTGGGGGGTCGTCCTGTTCTGGATGATCGGGCTCGACGTGATCTACGCGACCCTCGACTACCGATTCGACGTGGTAAACGGCATCAGGAGCATCCCTGTGCGCTTCGGCATCCCCTCGGCCCTGAGGATCGCGGCGGCGAGCCACGCCCTGACCTTCGTCCTGCTGGCCCTCGTCGGGGTGGCGACGGGCGCGAGCTTCTGGTACGGCCTCGCGGTGCTGGTCATGGGCGGCATCCTCTTTTACGAACACCGCATCGTGAATCCGGACGACCTGGGGCGCGTGAACGTGGCCTTTTTCGACGCGAACATGTGGCTCGCCCTCACCATGCTCGCGGGCGTGGTCGCCGACGTGACGTGGCGGAGCCTGACCTGA
- a CDS encoding metallophosphoesterase family protein, which produces MTAVALLADVHGNLAALEAVLAEPEVRACDEVVFLGDAVMNGPWPAECLALLRELGCRAVIGNTDLEVLAGADPVAAWARERLSPEELLFLARLPLTLRRAPGGLDSAQAEGGTRDLLLMHASPRSSFDLPLLEPHPLGTTFTRACADGELRAMFRGSHAGLGVFGHIHYASWRGLGGQALASVGSVGFPFDGDRRAAYAVATWRGGGWTLDHRRVAYDSEAVAREVAACGLPFASRSAAMLRQARWLPRTG; this is translated from the coding sequence GTGACGGCGGTCGCCCTGCTCGCGGACGTTCACGGCAACCTCGCCGCCCTGGAGGCCGTGCTGGCTGAGCCCGAGGTCCGGGCCTGCGATGAGGTGGTGTTTCTGGGCGACGCCGTGATGAACGGTCCCTGGCCCGCCGAATGCCTGGCGCTGCTGAGAGAGCTCGGCTGCCGCGCCGTCATCGGCAACACCGACCTGGAGGTCCTGGCCGGGGCCGATCCCGTGGCGGCGTGGGCCAGGGAGCGGCTCTCCCCCGAGGAGCTGCTGTTCCTGGCGCGGCTGCCCCTGACCCTCCGCCGGGCACCGGGGGGACTGGATTCGGCTCAGGCGGAGGGCGGCACCCGGGACCTGCTGCTCATGCACGCCTCGCCCCGCAGTTCCTTCGATCTGCCCCTCCTCGAACCTCACCCCCTGGGCACGACGTTCACGCGCGCCTGTGCCGACGGGGAATTGCGGGCCATGTTTCGCGGCAGCCACGCCGGGCTCGGTGTCTTCGGCCACATCCACTACGCCTCGTGGCGAGGGCTCGGCGGGCAGGCCCTCGCCTCGGTCGGGTCCGTCGGCTTCCCCTTCGACGGCGACCGGCGCGCGGCCTACGCGGTCGCCACCTGGCGCGGGGGAGGCTGGACCCTCGACCACCGCCGCGTGGCCTACGACAGCGAGGCCGTGGCGCGCGAGGTGGCGGCCTGCGGCCTGCCCTTCGCCTCCCGCTCGGCGGCGATGCTCCGGCAGGCCCGCTGGTTGCCCCGAACAGGCTGA
- a CDS encoding adenylate/guanylate cyclase domain-containing protein — translation MTDLLFPLPARRPDPGRACLVMVDLVGSTRLAHLLPLEDYAALMAEFVQVLVLSFEARGGRVLQHQGDAVLGLWPHGEVGAGVAAGHESHERAARLGLAAALGVRLQVRAGVALGAVITGPVGGQHSAYGLPVNYARRLCDAARPGETLVCGEAAAGLGHPGTLVARPLPPLAGFGPGCRAYALREVGAGAMKTG, via the coding sequence ATGACCGACCTGCTCTTTCCCCTGCCGGCCCGGCGCCCCGACCCCGGGCGGGCCTGCCTCGTGATGGTCGATCTCGTCGGGAGCACGCGGCTGGCGCACCTGCTGCCGCTGGAGGACTACGCCGCGCTGATGGCCGAGTTCGTGCAGGTGCTCGTGTTGAGTTTCGAGGCGCGGGGGGGGCGGGTCCTCCAGCATCAGGGGGACGCGGTGCTGGGGCTGTGGCCCCACGGGGAGGTCGGGGCGGGGGTCGCCGCCGGGCACGAGTCGCACGAGCGGGCCGCGCGGTTGGGGCTCGCCGCCGCCCTGGGGGTGAGGTTGCAGGTGCGGGCGGGGGTGGCCCTGGGGGCCGTGATCACCGGCCCGGTGGGGGGCCAGCACAGCGCGTACGGCCTGCCCGTCAACTACGCCCGGCGCCTGTGCGACGCCGCCCGCCCCGGGGAGACGCTCGTGTGCGGCGAGGCGGCGGCGGGACTCGGCCACCCCGGCACCCTGGTGGCGCGGCCCCTGCCCCCGCTGGCGGGCTTCGGGCCAGGCTGCCGTGCCTACGCCCTGCGTGAGGTTGGTGCGGGGGCTATGAAAACCGGTTAA
- the pdxY gene encoding pyridoxal kinase PdxY produces the protein MTAPTPPRPLNLLSIQSWVSYGHVGNAAAVFPLQRLGFEVWAIHTVQFSNHTGYGAWTGTVFPPEHVAQIIDGIEARGALPECHAVLSGYMGSEGTVGAVVGAVRRVRAANPAALYCCDPVMGDVGRGVFVRPELPDLIREQAIPEADVVTPNQFELELLTGQRVTTLEEALDAARTLRTRLRGGGPRIVVVTSLVRGDAPEDVIETLAVTEDGAWLCRTPLLPLDPPRNGTGDAIAALFFGHYLQSGDAGEALALSMSALYGVLDLTHRAGTREIQLVAAQEEFVRPSRVFGAERVG, from the coding sequence ATGACCGCCCCCACCCCGCCCCGCCCCCTCAACCTCCTGAGCATCCAGTCGTGGGTGAGCTACGGCCACGTCGGAAACGCCGCCGCCGTCTTCCCCCTGCAACGCCTCGGCTTCGAAGTCTGGGCCATCCACACGGTGCAGTTTTCCAACCACACCGGCTACGGCGCCTGGACGGGCACCGTCTTCCCCCCCGAGCACGTCGCCCAGATCATCGACGGCATCGAGGCGCGCGGGGCCCTGCCGGAGTGCCACGCCGTCCTGAGCGGCTACATGGGCTCCGAGGGCACGGTGGGCGCGGTCGTGGGCGCCGTCCGGCGGGTGCGGGCGGCCAACCCGGCGGCCCTGTACTGCTGCGACCCCGTGATGGGCGACGTGGGCCGCGGCGTGTTCGTGCGCCCCGAACTCCCCGACCTCATCCGCGAGCAGGCGATCCCCGAGGCCGACGTGGTGACGCCCAACCAGTTCGAACTCGAACTCCTGACCGGCCAGCGGGTGACGACCCTGGAAGAGGCGCTGGACGCCGCCCGCACCCTGCGGACGAGGCTGCGGGGGGGCGGGCCGCGCATCGTGGTCGTGACCAGCCTCGTGCGGGGGGACGCGCCGGAGGACGTGATCGAGACGCTGGCCGTGACGGAAGACGGCGCCTGGCTGTGCCGCACGCCGCTGCTGCCCCTCGATCCGCCGCGCAACGGCACCGGGGACGCCATCGCCGCGCTGTTTTTCGGGCACTACCTCCAGAGTGGGGACGCGGGCGAGGCCCTCGCCCTGAGCATGAGCGCCCTGTACGGCGTGCTCGACCTCACCCACCGGGCGGGCACGCGCGAGATTCAGCTCGTCGCCGCTCAGGAGGAATTCGTGCGGCCCTCGCGGGTGTTCGGGGCCGAGCGGGTGGGGTGA
- a CDS encoding enoyl-CoA hydratase/isomerase family protein: protein MTYDSVRLSHEGEVATLTLAHPKGAFGPATWRDVPRALGDLGDARVLVVRGERHFSVGLDVAATAPVIGPALGNPEKFRAVVDEMHAAIEGLATLPVPVIAAIDGWCIGAGLELAAACDLRLCSASARFSLPEVKLGITADLGGLQRLPHLIGRGRAAHLALTGEPIDAQAAERWGLVTEVLEGAEALYARAQSLAAHLASLPPRALEGTKRTLQDGLPHAESLAAAVEWNARHMTADAMLSALKKA from the coding sequence ATGACCTACGACAGCGTGCGGCTCTCCCACGAGGGGGAGGTGGCGACCCTGACCCTCGCCCACCCCAAGGGCGCCTTCGGCCCGGCGACGTGGCGCGACGTGCCCCGGGCGCTCGGCGACCTCGGGGACGCGCGGGTGCTGGTCGTGCGGGGCGAGCGGCACTTCAGCGTGGGCCTGGACGTGGCGGCGACCGCGCCCGTGATCGGTCCCGCGCTCGGGAATCCCGAGAAGTTCAGGGCCGTGGTGGACGAGATGCACGCGGCCATCGAGGGGCTCGCGACGCTGCCCGTGCCCGTCATTGCCGCCATCGACGGCTGGTGCATCGGGGCGGGGCTGGAACTCGCCGCCGCCTGCGACCTGCGGCTGTGCAGCGCCTCTGCCCGCTTCAGCCTGCCGGAGGTCAAACTCGGCATCACCGCCGACCTGGGGGGCCTTCAGCGGCTGCCGCACCTGATCGGGCGGGGCCGGGCGGCCCACCTCGCGCTGACCGGGGAACCCATCGACGCGCAGGCCGCCGAACGCTGGGGCCTCGTCACCGAGGTGCTGGAGGGGGCGGAGGCGCTGTACGCCCGCGCGCAAAGTCTCGCCGCGCACCTCGCCTCCCTGCCGCCCCGGGCACTGGAGGGCACGAAGCGCACCCTGCAAGACGGCCTTCCCCACGCCGAGAGCCTCGCCGCCGCCGTGGAGTGGAACGCGCGGCACATGACGGCAGACGCGATGCTGAGCGCCCTCAAGAAAGCCTGA